DNA sequence from the Anser cygnoides isolate HZ-2024a breed goose chromosome 22, Taihu_goose_T2T_genome, whole genome shotgun sequence genome:
TTAAATTAAGGAAATGGTCTTTAAATTAAGACAGAAATAGGAAGAGCCTTGATGTGAGCTAACAAACACCATTGCTCAGGGAAATGTGTGGGGGTTTGATTATCTATTGTTCATCCATCTCAAACAGAACAAGGCTACAATCTCAATTCCTTTGTTCACAAGCTAAGAATGTGGAGTCCCAAGTTATGTTCACCATCATATCAGACTCACTCTTAACAGCACCCGAGCCTCTCTGCAGCTTACCCAGAGTCCAAAGAACTTTTTCTGCTCCTCCTTCCATTGAGTTCTGTAGAGAAGCAGACTGTCTGGAGTCAGAAATTGTATCAAAGACTCAAAATGCTCGAGCAATGCATTGAACTTCAGATGCTGTTTATTAAACATCAAGGAGTTCGCTGCCCGATGTCCTGGTGTAGTACAAGAAGCAAGGAGATACGGTCATGGAAGCggagaagaaaaggctaaaAATCTAGGGCTATCACTTCCAGGAAAAATCCTTCCTTCTTACAAGAACTTCAGGCTGACATGTGCTATCCCGGTTTCGGATGACATACTTAAGCTGCCAGCACCTGGCAACAACCTCATGGTAGCCTCCTGGGCACAATCGGCTCTCAAGTGAATATACAATACAGGCTACCTCTAAAACATCCAACTCAGAGGCTGCTACAGTCACAATCCTTAATACACCAGGCGCAAAGACAGGTTCAAAATTAGTCCCTTGCAACAGAAAGCACCAGCTTCACTTAAATGAAGATGCAGAAGAGCATATcggataaaataaaaatgaaaaggcacAAACATGAGCAGAGAACATGCTTTATTGAGAAGTAGATACAAGAATAGCACATTCTACCACATCATGGGAACAGGGTTTAGCTTCTGCACAAGAATGGCCTTCTTCCCTACTCCACAAGAGATCTACCTTGTTGGATAGTTTCATGAGTATCTGGAGTTAGTTACAATACAAGAGCAAAGGGCATGAAACAGCAAAATTCAGTAATGCCCACAAAGTATACATCATGTACtgatgatctttttttttccttttcctttttcttctttttttttttttcttctttttgtttttttaagggagGCAGAGAAAGGCAGACAACCATCAGAAGGGCAACAGAGAACTTTTCCACGTAAGGATGGGTCAGTGGTTAACAGGAAACGGCTCCTACCTACCAGTACATTGCAAGTGCTTCACTTCAGTCACCATTTAATGAGAAAGCACTGGAAGTTTAAAGGAAATTGGCACTACGTGATGCTGCCATCATCTACTCCAAGACTGTGTCCCCCCACTTTTAATCCCATTGGAGCCATATAGCAAACTTGTGGCACAAGGACAGTGGTTATACTTGAAAGCCATTGTACGATAGTTTCTTCCAGTGGTGCTGATGGGACAGAGGAagtaaaagcttttttgttttacaaagacAAACAAGGATGCACTGTCAGAGAAGCAAACCATCCACGTAGCTAACTGGAGATGCCACTGATGCACAGAACGTATGCTGTAGGCAATCCAACAACTGacaatatttgtatttcagagtTTCTGTGGCTGTTTGGACAAGGCTATCAAATATCTATCTATAgttaagattttatttcttcagtctagagaaaaaaatcctctccaGTAGGAAGAGACATATGATTCAAGGAAGACcattctgggaaaaaatatctCCAGTGAAATATACTGAAAGGGGCTATTTCTGTGTAAAGGAACCCACCAACTCGAAGAGAGAAACCAGGAAAGCAGCAACGTGTAATGAAAGAGGTCTCTCCAACAGATGTGGTACTGTGGTAGCTCCAGGAGCCCGTACCAAGAGCAACTCCATGAAGCATGTGACTGTGATGTTCTCAGACACTTAGCCTTGACTCCTCTGGGGTTAACACTAACAATCACACCACTCAGTTACAAGATATGTAAGCTTCTGACTGCACAATATTAACTATGTGAAGACCTGCTATATTATACGGAAAACACTGCTGAAAGAGGTGGCGTGTTACCTTACTAAAACTATCTGATATATGGAATGGAACAGTCCATCAGGCAGGACTAGTTAAAATGCTGAAGTCAGTGTAATTGCAGCTCGTTAGAAAACCAGACTTCCCCCAAACAAGCACTATTAGACCTTGTTCAAAAGCCACAGAAGTTATCTCCGTTACTTACAAAGCAAGGAACCTGAAGGAAGAAACAACCAGATTACAGGACACAACACAACCTCATTGGAATAAGAACGTGAGGGTAAGACCAGTGACTGGACAGGTACAGTACCAGATATCAGAACTCCTTGGGCCAGTGCTGCTAGGAGCTTTGTTTGGGTCCTATACAGATCCAATCCTTGCAACCTCATTGAGGCCGAAACATAAAGTTCCTCAGAACTAGCGTCTGTGGTGTGCACAAAAGATCTGGGCCAGAACAGTACCAAGGGGAACTGATCTTTCGGGAGGGTACTGTACCAGCCAATCACAACAGCAACAGATACAACAGAGATCCCTAGGGTATTTCCTACTGCTGGGGTTCACTGGCTTCAGGAGTGACAGACAGTTAAGTTCCCTTAGGAGGGGTCCATTTCAAACAGCTGGGATCCATTATCTTATTGCTGTTGGATCTTTTTGCCTCTTTGGCTATCCATTCATCAATCAGATCCTAGGGAAGAGAGCATGAAAGGGcgggttaaaaacaaacagtccACGATGGAGAATTATCCACGGTACAGCACCAAACATCAAAGTCCAGAAATCTGCAGATGACTAGCCCACTCACTAACTGCTGAGCATGACAAAAATACCAACCCTTCCACAGTGCTCTAGAAGCACTTCCAACCATACTGATAAAACTACTTGTAGCTACAAAGTctcagggaaggggaaaggaatgAGAGAAACTGTTCTATATTCCGGAATGTATAAACCACTTGTCTCATTTCTAATGAGGATACAAACGTGACACATTCAGGATTCCATGAATTCAGCTCACTGCTGTCTCATACATTTGCCCAATAAAGGGTTGGCATGATGAGGAGCATGATGGGAACGCTGATCCATTGCTCCCCTAAAAGCTGCTTCCAATGAGTAATGTTAttccatacagaaaaaaaagtacagttgATGCAGCGTGTTTCTACACTACTAAAGAATAATGCTCCATACCCATGCTTTGTTTTACTAGTTACTGCATTTCAAAATTACGGTGCTCCCCCACTAGAATCCAAAGGCTGGGAAACCCAGCACAAAACAAACGAAACGCTGACTCCACTTCATGTGAATGTAACAGctaaatgcaaagaaacaagCGCAGAAAGAGCCATCAGAAATCTTACCTGTCTTTTTAGGACCAGGTGTTTTCCCTTCCAGTACTTCAGCATCTGAAGTGCCTGCAACGTACTAACGATGTCAACAGGGTTTACAGCGGTCTCCTGGCTGATTTCTGCAAACCAGTATCAGAGGATGTTAGAATAGAAACAGACTCCACTGCAATACCCTATAATAGATAGTTTTCAACTACGAGTCTTAGGCAATGCCTTGTGAGGTGATACACACAAAATGCCTTGCAGATACTAAGGAGTGTTAACATGCAGTGTTATTGCTGCTGCCTGACTTGCACCCTTTGACCATCCTGGTTATCTGCTTGTCTGTGGTCATTTCGCTCTAGAGGACTGATCGATTACAAATAGCTTGAGAAAACTCAAGATATGGATACAAGCCATGCAGAGCTGTAGAGGAACAGCCCAGCTCACCCAAAAACTGAAAGCCAACCTAGATGAAGCGCTGGGGAATAATTAGTTGAAACAGAGCGTCATAATGATTTAGTGATACTGCTTTTAGGATCCAAGTTAGTACGGTGCAACCCTCTCTAAGAAGGCATAGCAGCTTTTTCAGAAcaaccctgatattgctatgAAATAGTGCATATTCCTAGGGACCGTTTTGAATATAAACATGCTattaaaagaagtttaaataGTCTTAGCTTTTATCTAAAATGTTTGAAAGCCACTCGGTGTagccacttttctttttaaaattaatattctaATCTAGACCTGTATGAAGTTCTTTACTGAaccttttccaaaaatgtttttaaaagaagaaaccaGTACATAGTTTCAAAACTCTGCAAGGTGGCTTATTGTTAACGGTGGCAGGACTGGAAAGGAGCCATCCCCAAATACAGGAACATTCCACTGGCTGTGCTGCTACACAAACACCTGTATGCATGACCTACCCCACATTTGAGGAAAATGAGTGAACAGGACGCCCTGGTATGCTCCTGGACCGACTCACAACAAGTTTATTTAGGTTGAAAACATACCTTTTATAGAGATCTCTTTTCCTTGGAAATTATGCAGGTAACGAAGCAGAACTTCCTTCCAGTAACTACGGTAGCTGATGAGACCCAAATCAGACAGAGGACGTTCTGGAGAGCCaactttttcttctactttagaaagcaaataacctgtaaaggaaagaaaagttatttgtCCTTCCTAAACTACTTTATCCTGACTGTTACCCTCctcagcacaagcagaaatcgGGTATAATGACAACTGCTCAAAAGTCACCAGACACGTTAGATTTTTTGGTGAAACTGTCATAGTGGACAGAATGTTTCCAGAATTTCTCTCTTTATacttactgaagtcaatgagCATTTTGCCATAACCTTGCCTCATGTACTGAGGCATTGTCAGGATACAGGAAACATTGTAGTTGAGAAAAGAATTCTTCTCCTAAAACCAAGAACACAGAGAATAGATTAACAGATCTAGATCCGCACCCACAATTGGGTATATCAGAATCCCAACAGAAGGAACAAGCCTGTGCAACTGATACAATAGAGGTGAAAGGATCAACGGCAGAAAAAACCTGCCTAACAACAAGTAACGTGGTTATCCTTCAGCTACCAGCCTAGCTTAGCGTCTTACTTTATTAGCCATTGGGTGTTTAGTGCAAAATTTTAAGCTTGGGATGGCGGGGCACGGAGCTGTACCTGAGAAGGAGCCAGTAACACTCTCAGTTATTAACGCTCTCCCTTGGGATTAAACAAAGAGATTGCCTATTTTTTCAGGCAGGCAACGTGACTGAGCAAACAGGGCACAGAATACAGTTCAGAAAATTGCCTGGTACACTCTAAGCTCAGCCAGTGACTTTCTTGGGGGATCTGTTTAAGTTACTTGAACTTCTCAGCTTCTCCATCTAAGAGTTTTTATTCCTCCAAGTActttataagaaaaaaacatggcGACTAATACTTTTTTTAGATGTATTTTTCCTCTACATCTTTTTAGATTTTGTTTAAACACTACTTTTGCCAATATTTAAGCCACCATTACGCTTACAGGTGACAATAGTTTATCTGAGCTGATTTGTTTTTTGCTAGTAATGCCAAAAGATGCTACAGCAAAGCACCTTCAGTCCCCGCAGTGAACAGTATGAACTCACACGGAACAGGTTTGAAACTTTATCTCCTCCTGGAAGCAACAAATCCTGAGACTGCGAAGACTTGGAGAAGAGATGCAGTACTGATAATCTGTGTCCTAAACCTCATCCTAGTGATCTAGGATAATAAGTACACAaagtttttttccaaactaaCCTTGGAGAAATATCCTATCAGGTGACAGCCAGTGTTGTCAGCTTCTGTCATGACATAGAACAGGAAGGGTTCAACATCATAGTACAGTGTTTTATGGTCCAAGAAAAGTTTTGCCAGCAGACACAGGTTTTGACAGTAGATCTAGAAGCAAAAGGAGAGTAGGATACACCTGTTTATTATGGCGGAACACGTCAAGCGTGGAGAAAAACAGACATACAagggaaatgagaagaaagttCTGAATCATCTGAGAAATAGCAGTCTAATagagcagctgggctgggaaaCAATTCCATTTATGATGAAACTTGGTAAGCCTAGCTTCCTAAGGGTGGGAATTTGTTTGTGATATTAATCTCTGAATGTTCAAAACATCACATCCTCGGTGAAGGGGAGCAAAGGTTGCATCTCTGCTTGCTTGTACTGTATTGTATTTATTCCAGCCTTCAAGGTCATCTGTGGTAAATACAAAAGACTCCCCCCAACTTCCAGCAATGCAaaagttagctttttttttttattatttccttctgaAGCCTTACAAGACTGGACGCAACTAGAAACAGGGCACAAGCACAAGGCTACTACCTAGAATCTGCAACAACTGGTTCAGTGCATGTTCTACCTTTCAACTGAGAGTTAAGGAGGTCACCCCCGGTAACATCACGCTACTTCCCACCGTAACACAAGTTTGACTGAATATCCACAGCTAAGTAAGAGATGGGCAGTGGCAATCTACTGAGGCCATGTGCGGAATCTCCCCGTTCATTTGCAGAAAGGGATCTTGACACAGATCTCCAAAAGCTACTGAGCCAGCACAACACGGACAACAGATGGAATTGCTGGTGCACAACAGCTCTGAGGAATAACCACAAAGAGAATGCAGACAAAACGACTGCCAGAATTGCAAAAATGGACAGATCAGACTGTAGTAGCCTTTCCTCCATTAGAGAGAAAGGGCCACTTGCATCCTGTTTCTCTACAGAAAAAGCAGTACTTGGCACGTTTGAAAGATGGACTCCACATTCAAGAATGGCTTATTATCGCAATTAGTTACCTTGTTCTTTTTCCCATCGACTTCAAAAACTGAAATGGAGCCTTTGCGGTAGATTTCATCACCCGGTGGATGCTTCCAAACACATTTTGCCTATGACAAGTAAACAAAATTAAGGTGACACTACTGTTTTAAGGGCAGAACAGGTTACAACAGCTACTGGATATACCAGGAAACACACAGACTTTTTAGctatgataaaaaaaattaattccaggtcccttttctgttcctctgtaaTCCCCTAAATGGGACAGAAATCAAGCCCGTACCTAGAAAAAGCAGCCTTTCCTTCTAAATGACACAATATTCTCACCTACCGAAGTGAAGAACTGAACTAACAACAGtaataatgtttaaaaacatctaAATGCTCACAGCTGATTTAAAGCTCAGGAATCACATCTACCCCAACCCTTACCATGTGTCTGCGCAGTATTGTCTGGCTCTTCATGTATTTGAGACAGAATTCACACATGTAGAGACGTCCCAGGCGAGCGTACTCCTCTGGGTAGGGAGAATGATACCACGTATCCAGTTCGTAACGGCCAAAAGCAATTGTTTTAATCATATTGCTGCCTTCTGTGATCTGGCCCTGGAGCCGCAACTTTTCCTATTAATGAAATCAATGGATGgctattaaaaaaagattttaaaagatgttgAGAGGAAGGGGCCCTGTTTATTTCCCTCAGGGAAATCCTTCACTTCAAGTCTTCTAAATTCAAGCAAACTCCGTCTCAGCCCTGTCCATGGGCAGTACTTACCGAGCCTTCCCTTCATCAGAAAACATCTTTAATCAGAACTTAGCAGCATGCTAACACTAGGATCCTACTCTCTCTGTTACCAAAGCAATGTAACCTACATGCAGCTTCATACTTCTTCCCCCATCTGCAGGGAGAGGGATACAGCCTAATGCCCTGCCTTCACATATCCCAGATGCAGTTGTCACCAGTAagcattaaaatatgttttagttCACTTCTGGAGATGTAAGGTAGCTTTGAAAAGCACCTACAGAAACAATAGAAGTATTTGAACTCCAATTCAAAGCCATTGGCTCATATCAATACggcttttgtcttttgtttttaatcactcCTTAGGTATTGTTTCAGCAGGTGAAGCTATCTGCTCTCTCACTGAAAAGAAACACCTGTTACATAGGACTGTTACTAATTACTGCTCTTGCAAGGCACTGTAGCATTCATGTCTGAAGATTTTCAGCTCCAGCTGTTCTTTCAACAAACCCTCTGAATGACTGGCACTTCAGCGTTATCCCTAGCCTAACTTTGCTGACTTGGCTGGGCTGTAGAAGTTCTTGTAAGAAAAGCACCTACCTGCACAAGTACCACAAAACCCAGAAAACATTCACATTTCTGAACAAATACATTTACTATGAGACATATTATGATTTAGAAGTCTCACCAGGTCCTCAGATGCCCGTGCTTGTGCTCTTCGGAAAAGCTCAAGGTCATATTCACTAGTCAGGTTTTCAAGTAGAGGTTCCCTAGTATTGCCGTAGGTTTGTCTGTGCTCCTAGAACAATAAAACAATAGGAGTTTTTGCCGCCATACTGCAACCAAGCTGTTGAATCTTGCAGCTTTATTAGCTGAGAATGCTGCAGGATGACTGCAAAAGCCAAACTCCCACTTGGTGGTCTCATTCCAGGCAGGAAGGAATCAAAGAATTGCTGCTTTTaccatgtatttttctttttgctccttGCTTAATCCTGAGTTCCTCTTCTTCCTGAGCTCAGCTACTTTCTCTTTGTACCGAAGCTGTCTCTCAGTTGGtgcctgaaacaaaacaatacaaaagaaGTTGAAAGCTTCTTTAGGCTTCATCCACTTCAAACATTTTCCTGCACCTTCTCACCCTAAAGAACCTCTGCCCTTGCTTCTATTTTACCATGTTTGCTGTCTCTGAACCAAACCTGCACACGTGAGAAAGCACTTCAAGTACAACACAAGTATGTAAAACagtaaatttttcttccttctgtggcCTGCATTTGTCAACGCACCTCAGTCCCACAAGACAGGGTGCATTCCTTATGCGCGGCTTAATCATGTGGAAAGCTCAAAGCTGACTCATGAAATCATCTTGACTCAAGCTCAAGTCTCGTGAACTGAGAAATGTAATTCCCTTTGGTTATATCCTCTTTGATTTAGTCAGAGGAAAATGGTAGTTTACAGTTCTGCAGAAATTCTCTTGTCATACACAtcaaagcacacagaaaagatCATCCTGAGAACATTTCCAGCCTCCTTTGTAATATTACTGGCCAACgccatttctctgctctcactAGCTGTTCCAGTCTCTCACTGAAGGGATAAAATAAATTTCCCTCGCTGAAACAAATTGGAGATGGCAAATGGGAGTGTCAGGACTCAGCACAAAAGCTTATCTGACAAGTGAAGAAGGGAGATCAAGTTAAAGCCTTTGTCACTGGAAACCACCAGCTgaggtttttctgcttttaactgAGCAGCCTTACCTGGTGTCTGGTGGCGTGCCTGTTGTTGTCATCCTGCCGATGGGCCAGCATTCTCTCCTCAATCTGTTTATCTCGGCTCTGTGCTCGCACCTGGAAGTCAAAACTCATCTGTCAATACTGCAGCAAACTACCATCAAAGCTTTCACCTTTACCATTTCTCTGCTTATGTGAATTTTCTGAACTGCAGTTCACAGATGATTTGACACACAAACACTGCTGTCTTACAGCTAAAGACATCAGCTGGAACACACtaatactgttttctgttcaCAAATGACAAGTCTTGGCATGTTGTTCCATAAAAGCACAAGGAAGATAAAACAGAAGACTCAGTTACCTTGCACTCATCTGCTGAGAGATTATGATACAGTGGGCATCCTGATATGGAGAAGTGTCGCTCGTGTTTTCCAGTTAGGTGGCCTGCAAagaatcagaaataaaagcttttaacaTATGTTCATAAAGAGGTTTAAAAAGTATCACAGATGGTCAGATAATGCATACAAGCTTCTTGGGGAGATATTCAGTTTATTGCCAGCGTGGCaggaggaaaacatttcatGGTTCACTGCACAAGCtttaagaacaaagaaagaaaatccttttcaCTCTAACTGCATTTCATGCAAGCACCCAGATATATTAAACGACTGCATTCACTTGTTTATGAAAACCTGCTTTTGTCAGAGACCAGAACCCTGCCTGCAAAACTCTGCATTCTCCCCCCACACCTGTGCTCACACTCCTAACTTGCTCTTTATCCCATCATCTCCCAAACATTCCCATCGAGACAACACCTCCAGAAGAATACACCTGCTGATACGCTCCACATCCCTTCTCTATACCCACTTCTCAGTAATGTTGCTGATCCTAAGTAAGTGCATATTGTTAAGTTGTATAACTCATCTGAGGGGGACTTTGAATATCACCgcaggaaagcaaaaatcaacaaattaaTCCTGGAGCTGAAATTACCTAAAGAGTTACAACCAGGAGTGGGACATTTCATGTTGAAATTGTAGCTTTCATGGAACCGGCGGCGCTTAGGGCGGTGAGACAAGTCACTTCCAGAATCCTTCATGGACATGTCCTTGGCAATGCTCTCATCATGGGATACATTTGGACTGGAGATATCAATATCAGACTCTGAGGAAGGGGCATTCCCGGTGGGGGTACGAGGTGGAGACTCATCATGATCCGCTGCATTTTTAGTGTCTGAATAAAGATCAAGATGTTACAAATTGGTCtgaaagaaagctttcaaaaaaatacGCAAAACAACTCTGGATAACTGTCTCACAGCCTCTATCCTCAGGATATTATACTGTGCCCACAGAAAACGGAGTCACATACTCCTTCCAACAGCATTTTCCATACTCTCGACACCTCACTGCACCCTACGTACCTCTATCAGAGAAGTCAACCACTTGCTCAGTTTCTGATCCAGATGAACGAGTCTGCCGAAGCGGGTATTTCTTTGGAGTCACAGGAGTGGGCTGCTGTTGGCTGCGAGTTACCCTCCTTGTAGAATAGACAGGCTCTTCTGCTCCAAATGACGGTGGATTACGAACCGGGCTGGAATCTAATTTCATGGAAATACCATAATTACATCTATAATAACCACTGTAATTCAGTGAATTGCCTCACACGTGCTCTGAGGTCTGTAATACTAACATCTGACAGCTGGGTATCAACACAGACTTGCGTCCTACTACTGGATGTTAGCAAAAAGATAGGTCTCTCTTGGCTCTGTTCTTCTGAGCTTACAACTTAGACACTTGTACAAACACTGAGGAATCTGGAATTAGATCCACTTTCTCTGGATGCAATTACTTAATTAACTAGTAATTACAAAATGACTCCCATTTGCAAAGCTAATAACAGTTAGCTTAGATAAGAACTATCAGCATTTAAACAACCCTTGAGAACATCAAAGCTGCTTTTGGTGTGGAGCTATATTTGGGACCCCATTTATGGTTTTGTAAACCTATACTGCTCAGACTATAAAACTgattattttgaatgaaaatattcctttcatACCCTAGCAATATCACAAGCATCCCATATGCTAAAACACCTTTCCTCTCGTTTTTAAAGCCTAACCACCAGATGACTGCGCACGTCTACTTCTTACCTGCAAGAAAATCTGTCACAAAACACATTATTTGACAAAGTGTATACacaaagcaacagaagaaaCTTATCTACTGTCATTTCCTCCCCTTATGCCCCCATATGGCAGCTTATTAATTAACAGACAGGGAATGGCTCCACTAAAACTAAAATTGAGGAGATGGACACATTCAATGCTTCCTCTTACACTCTAGATGCCAAAGTAGAAGCATACAAAGTAACTATCAATACATTAATTACAGTTTATTGCAAAGTAGCATCAGCAAGTCAGGAGGATACATCTCCCTTGCTGTACAGACAACcacccaaacaaaacaaaacaaataaaactaacaCTTATCCTTAAGCACAAATCCGTCTAGCTTGTCTATGGTAACAATCTGACTAATTAGATGGTAGGTAAATCTTTACAGTTCTCAGAAAAATCAGGCAAAGCTGGCAGCAGAACGAAGGGGTTTGATTCCCACCCCCTTTAAGTAGACAGCTTTACTTTTTGAACTGAGGATACTCAGGTTTTGATTTCTACCACCAGTGGAAGTGCTACATTTCACCAACAGGCACTTATAAAGACTGCTTTTTACCACAGTATATTAAAacccaatgaaaaaaaaagttagatttttttcatttgggtATAAAATCCAAGCGTTTAAGCTGTAAAGGTCAGGAACGTGGAATACACCAAGCCTCCTGCCACTTCTGCGTTTAAGGAAACAAATCATTCACCTTGAGAGCTCTGACTGAGCCTGGCCGAGGAGCGGGTTACGCGGGCAGACCG
Encoded proteins:
- the KAT7 gene encoding histone acetyltransferase KAT7; its protein translation is MPRRKRNAGSSSDGTEDSDFSTDPEHTDSSESDGTSRRSARVTRSSARLSQSSQDSSPVRNPPSFGAEEPVYSTRRVTRSQQQPTPVTPKKYPLRQTRSSGSETEQVVDFSDRDTKNAADHDESPPRTPTGNAPSSESDIDISSPNVSHDESIAKDMSMKDSGSDLSHRPKRRRFHESYNFNMKCPTPGCNSLGHLTGKHERHFSISGCPLYHNLSADECKVRAQSRDKQIEERMLAHRQDDNNRHATRHQAPTERQLRYKEKVAELRKKRNSGLSKEQKEKYMEHRQTYGNTREPLLENLTSEYDLELFRRAQARASEDLEKLRLQGQITEGSNMIKTIAFGRYELDTWYHSPYPEEYARLGRLYMCEFCLKYMKSQTILRRHMAKCVWKHPPGDEIYRKGSISVFEVDGKKNKIYCQNLCLLAKLFLDHKTLYYDVEPFLFYVMTEADNTGCHLIGYFSKEKNSFLNYNVSCILTMPQYMRQGYGKMLIDFSYLLSKVEEKVGSPERPLSDLGLISYRSYWKEVLLRYLHNFQGKEISIKEISQETAVNPVDIVSTLQALQMLKYWKGKHLVLKRQDLIDEWIAKEAKRSNSNKIMDPSCLKWTPPKGT